The genomic segment TCACGGCAGCCCTCCCGTTTAGGTTCGCTCCCCAAACAGCGCTCGACCCAGTCGAACCAGCGTCGCGCCCTCTTCAATGGCCTGCTCAAAATCATTGGACATCCCCATCGACAGATGCACCAGCGGCACTCCCTGGCGCTGCAACTCATCCCGCAAAGTACGCAGGAGGCGAAAACAGGGTCGCACCTCTTGCGGATCAGGTAAAAAAGCCGCCACGGTCATCAGACCGGTCAGCCGAATATGTTTATAAAGCGCCATTTCTTTGGCG from the bacterium genome contains:
- a CDS encoding YggS family pyridoxal phosphate-dependent enzyme, with translation AKEMALYKHIRLTGLMTVAAFLPDPQEVRPCFRLLRTLRDELQRQGVPLVHLSMGMSNDFEQAIEEGATLVRLGRALFGERT